The following coding sequences lie in one Ostrea edulis chromosome 8, xbOstEdul1.1, whole genome shotgun sequence genomic window:
- the LOC125662691 gene encoding LRP chaperone MESD-like, translating to MMSCTSHVFILVCLLITSQCAKGKDKGDEKWKKKDVRDYSDADLERLFDQWEENDDEELPEDEQPEWKREPPKVDLSQLDPNNPELMLQASKKGRTLMMFATVSGDPTEKETEQITQLWQTSLFNANYEIQRYVVGSNRVIFMIKDGSKAWEIKDFLVTQDRCQEVTIEGKNYPGAAAKESDKSTEGKQKTDSQKAGKLPEKEAKKDEL from the exons ATGATGTCGTGTACTTCACATGTCTTtattcttgtttgtttattaATCACAAGCCAATGCGCTAAAGGCAAAGATAAAGgagatgaaaagtggaagaaAAAGGACGTCCGTGATTATTCAGACGCTGACTTAGAACGTTTATTCGACCAGTGGGAG GAAAATGATGACGAAGAATTACCTGAAGATGAACAGCCTgagtggaagagagaacccccTAAAGTGGACCTCTCCCAGCTTGACCCAAACAACCCTGAGCTCATGCTGCAAGCCTCCAAGAAAGGCCGCACTCTCATGATGTTTGCCACTGTATCAG GTGACCCAACAGAGAAGGAGACTGAACAGATCACACAGCTGTGGCAGACCAGTTTGTTCAACGCAAATTACGAAATTCAAAG GTATGTCGTGGGCAGTAATCGGGTGATTTTCATGATAAAGGATGGTTCCAAGGCCTGGGAGATAAAGGATTTCCTCGTGACACAGGACCGCTGTCAGGAGGTCACCATCGAGGGAAAGAACTACCCAGGGGCAGCAGCCAAG GAATCGGACAAATCCACTGAAGGAAAACAGAAAACTGATAGCCAAAAAGCTGGCAAGCTGCCAGAGAAAGAAGCAAAGAAGGATGAGTTATGA